cgccatcttcagagtgccgcaaatgaaactcatATAAAAaggacaaaaaataataagaaaaagatagaaatagaatgaGAATTGATCTTTAATGCCATCTTTCGAGTATCAAAGacatttctttaaaagtaGGATAAAGTAGGTGGGAATTGGTTATTAACGTCATCTCTTGAATAATAAAGacatctttttgaaaataggATAAAGTAGAAATGATTATTAGCATCATCTGATAAGTactattataagtaatatattagTTTAAGAATCTTTTAAAAGATTCGAGAGATGACGTTAGTATTCAATTCTTGTTCTACTTTATCCTGCCTTTGAAATGATACTCTTACAATTCGAGAGATGGCACTAATGATCAATTCTTaatctatctctatccttttcttattattttctatccttattatataagtttcatttgcggcactctgaagatggcgctgattttaatatttttatcctatctctGTCCTTCTCGCACTATATATTCGCTTCATTTGGCACTTGATTTTGGATGTGACAAAGAtacaagaatttattaattgaacgtacttttacttctatttttagtttttattgtGAAATCTattgatattacatttttaattttataatatatttttaggacattattttcatcaagCAATATACCTTGACATATAATATGTGAATATTTTGATTggataataacaacaatgattttttaaacaactGAAAGCTTGACTTGGTaacaaagaaaggaagaaattttaaagctttccaataaaaaataattttaatgtcgGTAACAGTATACAACATGTTTCagatattttttgaagaaatggcGCTACAAGTTAAATGCTAAATAAGATAACAGCGCAACTTATCCTAAACTTTTctagtattataatttaatataatatggagTGGTATCACTGCTTTATGTGAATAAACGAACTGTTTTgtgatttaaatgaattattgcgAATCATTGTATTAAACGTATGTATTAACgcatatgttaatattaaacgtgatatatatttcacgtgtatcttttttatatatttatttgcagtgtattataatataaacaaagagATAGGTTATGGTTATTATAACAttgataacaaatatttttagaatagtattcatataaatttcaatcattgaaGATAtcgtattcaaaatttatttttatatataatgaagtattcaagagaatttatttttttgtcaattCATATTCTtgcaatcattttatttactaattgtgaagatgaaaattattttgaaaacataGAGtaagtacatatatttatattaaagtatatatatatatatatatatatatatatatatatatatatatatatatatatatatatatagtttttaaatttaataattaaataattttttttttactatgtttttacaaatatgaaattttttacaggGATACAGAAGAATTAGTAGATCCACATTCATTTTTCTATGATAAACAAAGTAAAACAATGATTAAAGACATAAAAGTGGacatgtatgtataaaaatgatatatatataatttagattatgatggaattttattaataatagagaaGTAATAgacattatatcatattattcaaattgctacataaatatgtatatattggtttttttaatataaaattttatgtatgtataaatgtatatattatattttgcatatagtataatatataatctttaaaatttataattatatatatctatatagcATATcgtaactttttaataacatatcaaaaatattatttgttaatatttttagggTAAAAGTTATGCAAAACAATAATgaagatcaaaataatttgaaatcttcTAAACAAGCAAATAATTATAGCAGTCATGAAGCTATTTTTTATaagcgtttaattaatttattattatcaaatatccaTATAcaggtaataaaataatataaaattatatattttttttaagcataataaaatatcattatatttgttatattttatatattgaaaatagaatgaaGATGAAGTATCAATAATAGgaatattggaaattgaaatatctcatTCTCAAATGGAAATACTAAGAAATTTCCATATTCATAAAAcatctttaaaagaaattgatgatattttcagtaatgtaataagaaaacctcaatataattatgtatctggagttatgaatatattggatatattacataaaggTTTTCGTACAATACTCCAAACGATACAAGAGCATGTGAGAATATttgtgtttaatattaatttatatttttatatttaatgttttatatttaatatatatcgaaagactatttaatataaaatttattattttagcaaGATggaactataattatatttacaatgttAATAGTTTGTTCAACATTTAGAATGATAATATGGGGACgaagattttctattttcagtATCAtacaagttatatttatattgagttTTTTTATGACTTGGTGGCAACTTATAAAAGtaagttaattatataatgataatatttaaaagaataatataatttaattaagtttgttgtatatttttttaaaggaggCTGAAGTTAAATCTATTGCAgcacaaatgaaattttcagagATACCAATATCATGTCAACCagataaaatgaatatgtggaataaatttgtttcattgttttgtaagtattattatattatattcgtttattgtgaaataaataaataatattttagaataaaatattctcttttctttttagataatGACGATTGtgagaaatattatgaaacaataatgactaatccaaaattaaaaattacacctGCATTTGTATTATCTCATTTTATTACTACTATTGTTCTCCATCCAATTATTCATATAGGATCTATCatatctctttttataaataatgctaCAGGTAactaagtttttttattctcaattataattagtataataaacttaaataaacttaatttaataagtttaattttatatatatataaattatgtattatgtatgtatatttaataattatttttaatgttttagaaaatataccaTGGACATATGGAtggattataaaatgtatgctTTTCTTATGTATAGGCtttgttataataacaataccaTTTTATTTGTCTGGTGCATCCTTTAATTTAGGATTTGGACCATTATTCAAACTTGGAATTAGccatgagaaaaagaaagaaaaaggtaatTCATTACAAAGTATAGAAAACCGAGAACCTGtacaaataattcttaaggtaatatttaattccctttattttaatttgatatttttatttcttatattcgtcccaatatttttacatatttatttggaaacaaacaaaaataaactCTTTTTAGGTAACTCATGGTACCGACGTAAATCAAATAACAGACATTCCAATGATCACGCAATCGAACGTCCtacaaactttaaaaaaagaagaagtaatTGCGACGAATAATGATTCTCAGAAAGATTATGATGATTTATGTTGCGGTGATGCAATaactaacaataaattattaaaaaatgatgataaagGATCTGATAAATATGAGAGCTTTGATGCAATAGAAAGAAACGATGGAAGCGGAGATCGTTGATGTACATTtatgtacattttatattattttgctttttattatgtacataAGCTATTAATTTACACTACATTTAATgttaacatattaaatatgatttgcatattcaatattcaaaaaattaattttaattagtctaataattatatttatatgtgtaaCTTATTGCGTTCatgatgttattttaatattgtttacaacatatatattttatttataattgaactgtgattgtataatatat
This DNA window, taken from Apis mellifera strain DH4 linkage group LG12, Amel_HAv3.1, whole genome shotgun sequence, encodes the following:
- the LOC100576373 gene encoding chloride channel CLIC-like protein 1 isoform X2, giving the protein MIKDIKVDMVKVMQNNNEDQNNLKSSKQANNYSSHEAIFYKRLINLLLSNIHIQNEDEVSIIGILEIEISHSQMEILRNFHIHKTSLKEIDDIFSNVIRKPQYNYVSGVMNILDILHKGFRTILQTIQEHQDGTIIIFTMLIVCSTFRMIIWGRRFSIFSIIQVIFILSFFMTWWQLIKEAEVKSIAAQMKFSEIPISCQPDKMNMWNKFVSLFYNDDCEKYYETIMTNPKLKITPAFVLSHFITTIVLHPIIHIGSIISLFINNATENIPWTYGWIIKCMLFLCIGFVIITIPFYLSGASFNLGFGPLFKLGISHEKKKEKGNSLQSIENREPVQIILKVTHGTDVNQITDIPMITQSNVLQTLKKEEVIATNNDSQKDYDDLCCGDAITNNKLLKNDDKGSDKYESFDAIERNDGSGDR
- the LOC100576373 gene encoding chloride channel CLIC-like protein 1 isoform X1; amino-acid sequence: MKYSREFIFLSIHILAIILFTNCEDENYFENIEDTEELVDPHSFFYDKQSKTMIKDIKVDMVKVMQNNNEDQNNLKSSKQANNYSSHEAIFYKRLINLLLSNIHIQNEDEVSIIGILEIEISHSQMEILRNFHIHKTSLKEIDDIFSNVIRKPQYNYVSGVMNILDILHKGFRTILQTIQEHQDGTIIIFTMLIVCSTFRMIIWGRRFSIFSIIQVIFILSFFMTWWQLIKEAEVKSIAAQMKFSEIPISCQPDKMNMWNKFVSLFYNDDCEKYYETIMTNPKLKITPAFVLSHFITTIVLHPIIHIGSIISLFINNATENIPWTYGWIIKCMLFLCIGFVIITIPFYLSGASFNLGFGPLFKLGISHEKKKEKGNSLQSIENREPVQIILKVTHGTDVNQITDIPMITQSNVLQTLKKEEVIATNNDSQKDYDDLCCGDAITNNKLLKNDDKGSDKYESFDAIERNDGSGDR